A window of the Synergistaceae bacterium genome harbors these coding sequences:
- the gatB gene encoding Asp-tRNA(Asn)/Glu-tRNA(Gln) amidotransferase subunit GatB — protein MSELTFTPVIGIEIHIRLKTDTKIFCSCSTNTDVPPNTHICPICMGLPGSLPHLNHNVVEQGMLAGMALNCTVQPKSLFFRKSYFYPDLPKGHQISQCDLPIVANGYIEVHDENGNLKKIRVHHLHLEEDVGSLHHSASDGRLEGADTSYVDYNRSGMPLAEIVSEPDVSSAREAVEYVTTLRRRVIYSGASDVELEKGMMRFDANVSMKCSDGRWGRKVEVKNMNSFKALERAIEFEIKRQKKLMLAGEEVKQETRHWNDAKGVTTASRVKEFYRKFIVEPDLPPLFINQEWIDKMKAKMPEMPDVKANRYVNEYNLPREVADVITDDKNLAAYFESCVKAGANPVRAAHWVRTEVLRVMNERQLKISDFMISPDILAGLVARVDEGKLSTTQGKEVFDYMCANNCSIDEAINKLGITEGGVAGNALTEIINNVIKANSDVLDEIKSGKDKKGKKLKFLQGLVMKETKGQAKPQEVAAAIEAAIK, from the coding sequence ATGTCTGAATTAACATTTACGCCCGTAATCGGAATAGAGATTCATATAAGACTCAAGACTGATACAAAAATTTTCTGTTCGTGTTCAACAAATACAGATGTCCCGCCTAACACTCATATTTGCCCGATTTGTATGGGTTTGCCCGGTTCATTGCCGCATTTAAATCACAACGTAGTAGAGCAGGGAATGCTCGCAGGAATGGCCTTAAATTGCACAGTTCAGCCTAAATCTTTATTTTTCAGAAAGTCATATTTTTATCCCGACTTGCCAAAGGGTCATCAAATAAGTCAATGCGATCTGCCAATCGTTGCTAATGGATATATAGAAGTCCACGACGAAAACGGGAATCTCAAGAAAATCCGCGTCCATCATTTGCATTTGGAGGAAGATGTAGGGAGTCTTCATCATAGCGCGTCGGACGGAAGACTTGAGGGGGCTGATACTTCATACGTTGATTATAATCGTTCGGGAATGCCGCTCGCTGAAATCGTCTCAGAACCCGATGTATCTTCAGCACGTGAGGCAGTAGAATATGTTACGACTCTAAGAAGGCGCGTTATTTATTCGGGAGCTTCTGACGTTGAACTCGAAAAAGGTATGATGAGATTTGACGCAAATGTTTCAATGAAGTGTTCAGACGGCCGCTGGGGTCGTAAAGTTGAAGTCAAGAACATGAATTCATTTAAGGCACTTGAGCGCGCTATTGAGTTCGAAATCAAGCGTCAGAAAAAATTAATGCTCGCTGGTGAAGAAGTCAAACAGGAGACCCGCCACTGGAACGACGCAAAGGGAGTTACTACGGCATCACGAGTTAAGGAATTTTATCGCAAATTCATTGTTGAGCCTGATTTACCGCCGTTATTTATTAATCAGGAATGGATCGACAAAATGAAAGCAAAGATGCCGGAAATGCCCGACGTTAAAGCAAATCGCTACGTGAATGAATATAATTTACCGCGTGAAGTTGCTGACGTAATAACAGATGACAAAAATTTAGCTGCATATTTTGAGTCATGCGTCAAAGCCGGTGCTAATCCCGTTAGAGCTGCTCACTGGGTGCGTACTGAAGTTTTGCGCGTAATGAACGAACGACAGCTAAAAATTTCGGATTTCATGATTTCACCTGATATTTTAGCGGGACTTGTTGCTAGAGTCGACGAGGGCAAATTGTCAACTACTCAAGGCAAAGAAGTATTTGATTACATGTGCGCTAATAATTGCAGTATTGACGAGGCTATTAATAAACTCGGAATAACTGAAGGCGGAGTCGCCGGCAATGCTTTAACGGAAATAATAAATAATGTAATCAAAGCAAATTCCGATGTTCTCGACGAAATTAAATCAGGTAAGGACAAGAAGGGCAAGAAGTTAAAATTTTTACAGGGTCTAGTCATGAAGGAGACTAAGGGGCAGGCCAAGCCTCAGGAAGTCGCCGCAGCAATTGAAGCAGCAATAAAATAA
- the gatC gene encoding Asp-tRNA(Asn)/Glu-tRNA(Gln) amidotransferase subunit GatC: protein MKLTSEEVNSIALESRLLLTESELDGAVRYINNFLDMLDRFRELDLKNVEPFSFAEVLECPLREDKVSQFPDTEAILHESEHVDGSYFKVPRIMEE, encoded by the coding sequence GTGAAACTAACAAGCGAAGAAGTAAACAGTATCGCATTAGAGTCCCGTTTGCTATTAACTGAAAGCGAATTAGACGGCGCAGTGCGTTACATTAATAATTTTCTTGACATGCTCGACAGATTTAGAGAATTAGACTTAAAAAATGTTGAGCCTTTCAGTTTTGCTGAAGTCCTAGAGTGCCCGTTGAGAGAAGATAAAGTCTCGCAATTTCCTGACACTGAAGCAATCTTACACGAGAGCGAACACGTTGACGGATCTTATTTCAAGGTACCGCGCATTATGGAGGAATAA
- a CDS encoding Asp23/Gls24 family envelope stress response protein: MPARDDKANNGGLIHISGDVIVELARKTIQGIPNIKVASKLASKFGLGRKNTGIRASIDHTQGTISLDANILVKFGQRIPDLAWDVQEKIKDNLERYTGYDVKAVNVTVQGIYAGSGDNYQINIDLPAKDEEAD, from the coding sequence ATGCCAGCTAGAGACGATAAAGCAAATAACGGCGGATTAATTCATATCTCCGGGGATGTTATAGTTGAACTTGCAAGAAAGACTATTCAGGGGATTCCAAATATAAAAGTTGCCTCAAAACTTGCGAGTAAATTCGGGCTTGGCCGGAAAAATACAGGTATTCGCGCCTCAATAGATCATACACAGGGAACTATAAGCCTTGACGCAAATATACTCGTGAAATTTGGCCAGAGAATTCCGGATTTAGCGTGGGACGTTCAGGAAAAAATAAAAGATAATCTTGAGCGTTACACCGGTTATGATGTCAAAGCAGTTAATGTAACTGTTCAGGGAATTTATGCAGGGTCGGGCGATAACTATCAGATTAATATAGACTTGCCCGCGAAAGATGAAGAGGCCGATTAA
- a CDS encoding glycosyltransferase family 2 protein, whose protein sequence is MPEINILLASYNGEKFISQQIDSILAQNFQDFNIIIRDDGSQDNTPEIIEDYSRKYPDKIIIIHDNEICRHPTKNFFQLIKYASAKYIMFSDQDDYWLPDKVKITLDHMKICERENPGVPICVFTGLERVDADLKTLNQFMAINITKSDYDFKKLISGNCASGCTEMLNRELYSNLGEYDSNINLHDWWAVLYASACGVVSHVNKALIYYRIHTDNSIGGKEINIFKRLYLIINSPIRKFKQSKQFFYQDKARLLFFRERYSGQIKSENLNYLDEYLKIYSYNKLTRINAIIKTHYLSRFCAIEKIINLVKILLF, encoded by the coding sequence ATGCCTGAGATTAATATATTACTTGCAAGCTATAACGGTGAGAAATTTATATCACAGCAGATTGACTCGATTCTGGCGCAAAATTTTCAGGATTTCAATATAATTATACGTGATGACGGTTCACAAGATAACACGCCCGAAATTATTGAAGATTATTCGCGCAAATATCCCGATAAAATTATAATTATTCACGATAATGAAATATGCAGGCACCCGACAAAAAATTTTTTCCAGCTAATAAAATATGCGAGCGCAAAATATATAATGTTCTCGGATCAAGATGATTACTGGCTGCCCGATAAAGTTAAAATCACTCTTGATCACATGAAAATTTGCGAACGTGAAAATCCCGGCGTGCCCATTTGCGTATTTACCGGGCTTGAAAGAGTTGACGCTGATTTAAAGACTCTAAATCAATTCATGGCAATAAATATAACTAAATCAGATTATGACTTCAAAAAATTAATCTCCGGAAATTGTGCGAGCGGCTGTACTGAAATGCTTAACCGTGAATTATACTCGAATTTAGGCGAATATGACTCAAATATAAATCTTCATGACTGGTGGGCGGTATTATATGCGTCGGCTTGCGGAGTCGTGTCTCATGTAAACAAGGCATTAATTTATTATCGAATTCACACGGATAATTCAATCGGAGGCAAGGAAATAAATATTTTCAAACGTTTATATTTGATAATTAATTCGCCCATACGAAAATTTAAGCAGTCAAAGCAATTTTTTTATCAGGATAAAGCAAGATTATTATTTTTCCGTGAGAGATATTCAGGACAAATTAAGAGCGAAAATTTGAATTATCTTGACGAGTATTTAAAGATTTACAGCTATAACAAATTAACACGAATCAATGCTATAATCAAGACTCATTATTTATCAAGATTCTGCGCAATCGAAAAAATTATAAATCTCGTAAAAATTTTATTATTCTAG
- a CDS encoding thioredoxin family protein produces MKKFLLAVLLILALCSAAFASLPTVIMLSTQDCPACMKMSGVLREINTQYRGRINTAHIYLENNPDIARKYNVRFVPTLIFRDATGKEIAQEIGYRPANEVIKVFTDAGINI; encoded by the coding sequence ATGAAAAAATTTTTATTAGCTGTCTTGTTAATTCTTGCGTTATGTTCTGCTGCATTTGCCTCATTGCCGACGGTTATAATGTTGTCGACTCAAGATTGCCCGGCCTGCATGAAAATGTCGGGAGTCCTGCGTGAGATTAATACACAATATCGCGGCCGAATTAATACAGCACATATATATCTCGAAAATAACCCCGATATAGCGAGAAAATATAACGTGAGATTTGTGCCGACTTTGATATTTAGGGACGCAACAGGCAAAGAAATAGCTCAAGAAATAGGTTACAGGCCAGCAAATGAAGTTATAAAAGTTTTCACGGATGCAGGAATAAATATTTAA
- a CDS encoding ATP-binding protein, giving the protein MIANLLAYSMPNLNIPLHDVIDYTFKNNCAAGNLWHNYLACMILLDVNFFSLSCERRQAPDGALKDIALNDFEQYMKFFHYKRDTIIFKSEKTKYIIKELCEIAKKLADSKTPEEFYNHITSFYENYGVGIFSLNRAFKYDGEDIIPVISDNIKLADIVGYEIQKNELIRNTEAFIAGRPANNVLLYGDGGTGKSSSVKALLNEYFSQGLRVIEIYKHQFKDILKISGMLRRRNYKFIIFIDDLSFEENESDYKFLKAIIEGGIESKPENILIYATSNRRHIVREIWKDRDDMEHNGDIHRSDTVEEKLSLASRFGIALNYSSPSRENYHEIVISLANKAGLNIEQEKLLYGADRWEIQHGGKTGRAARQYIDYLLGENK; this is encoded by the coding sequence ATGATTGCTAACTTACTTGCTTATAGCATGCCAAATTTAAATATTCCCCTTCATGATGTGATTGACTATACATTTAAAAATAATTGCGCGGCTGGTAATTTATGGCATAATTATCTAGCTTGTATGATTCTTTTGGATGTAAATTTTTTCTCGCTTTCATGTGAGAGACGACAAGCCCCCGACGGTGCATTAAAGGATATTGCGCTTAATGATTTCGAGCAGTATATGAAATTCTTTCACTATAAACGCGACACAATTATATTTAAGTCCGAGAAAACAAAATATATTATTAAAGAACTTTGCGAGATTGCAAAAAAATTAGCGGACTCAAAAACTCCTGAAGAATTCTATAATCATATAACGAGCTTTTACGAAAATTACGGCGTTGGAATCTTTTCTCTGAATAGGGCGTTCAAATATGACGGAGAAGATATTATCCCAGTTATTAGCGATAATATAAAACTTGCTGATATAGTCGGCTATGAGATTCAGAAAAATGAATTAATACGCAACACAGAGGCATTTATAGCGGGACGGCCTGCAAATAATGTGTTACTCTACGGCGACGGAGGCACGGGCAAATCTTCAAGCGTTAAGGCTCTCTTAAATGAATATTTCTCGCAGGGTCTGAGAGTTATAGAAATCTACAAGCATCAATTTAAGGATATTCTAAAAATTTCAGGCATGTTAAGAAGGCGCAATTATAAATTTATTATATTCATTGATGACTTATCATTTGAAGAGAATGAAAGCGATTATAAATTTCTCAAGGCCATAATCGAGGGCGGAATCGAGTCAAAACCTGAAAATATTTTGATTTACGCAACGTCAAACCGCCGGCACATAGTCCGTGAAATTTGGAAGGATCGCGACGACATGGAACATAACGGTGATATTCACAGGTCTGACACTGTAGAAGAAAAATTATCGCTCGCTTCAAGATTCGGGATTGCGTTAAATTATTCGAGCCCTTCACGAGAAAATTATCACGAAATAGTAATCTCACTTGCAAATAAAGCCGGATTAAATATTGAACAGGAAAAATTATTATACGGTGCTGACAGATGGGAGATTCAACACGGCGGCAAAACAGGACGGGCAGCAAGACAATATATTGATTATCTGCTCGGAGAAAATAAATAA
- the efp gene encoding elongation factor P: protein MAQVADTTTFYVGLKLRWQDGIWEIVEYDHHKMGRGGAVVRTKLRNVETGSIVENSFKPGEKFERIIYEDKPAQYSYRDGEDYVFMDLATYEEMRLSPQVLGDAAKYLVDDLEIQLEFFEGKVMGIELPKSVTMKVVETPPSFKGDTVTGGGKPATLETGLVVTVPVFIEPGEDIVVDTRTGLYLERAKKN from the coding sequence TTGGCACAAGTAGCAGATACTACTACATTTTATGTCGGCTTAAAATTGCGCTGGCAGGACGGCATATGGGAAATCGTAGAATATGATCATCACAAAATGGGCCGGGGCGGTGCAGTTGTACGCACTAAATTACGCAATGTAGAAACCGGCTCAATCGTTGAGAATTCATTTAAACCGGGTGAAAAATTTGAGCGCATTATTTACGAAGACAAACCCGCGCAGTATTCATATAGAGACGGCGAAGATTATGTTTTCATGGATTTAGCTACATATGAAGAAATGCGTTTATCTCCGCAAGTTTTAGGCGACGCGGCAAAATATTTAGTTGATGATCTTGAGATTCAGCTTGAATTTTTCGAGGGTAAAGTCATGGGCATAGAACTGCCTAAAAGTGTAACAATGAAAGTTGTAGAGACCCCTCCGAGCTTTAAGGGCGATACAGTAACAGGCGGCGGAAAACCTGCGACTCTTGAGACTGGACTCGTTGTAACTGTTCCTGTTTTTATCGAACCCGGAGAAGATATTGTTGTAGATACACGCACAGGACTTTATCTTGAGCGCGCAAAGAAAAATTAA
- a CDS encoding transcription antitermination protein NusB: protein MREYIGKKFDALHRARELALQFLFSLEINQNQDFNTAIELFINNDELTHNDKPEVKAHCKKLAYEVSSRKNEIDSLLLRIITGWRPERIDIVDRTILRLMIFEGFIIKSLPVKSAMSEAKRLAESFGTKDSSRFITGIMFKASKFLEAEALRELESTFK, encoded by the coding sequence ATGAGAGAATACATCGGCAAAAAATTTGATGCACTTCACCGAGCGAGGGAGCTTGCTTTACAATTTTTGTTTTCGCTTGAAATTAATCAGAATCAAGATTTTAATACAGCAATTGAATTATTTATTAACAATGACGAATTAACGCACAATGACAAACCGGAAGTTAAAGCACACTGCAAAAAATTAGCTTATGAAGTATCCAGCAGGAAAAATGAAATTGACTCGCTTTTACTGCGAATCATAACGGGGTGGAGGCCTGAACGCATAGACATTGTAGACCGGACAATTTTGCGGTTAATGATATTTGAGGGATTTATTATAAAGTCGCTGCCTGTTAAGTCTGCAATGAGTGAGGCTAAGAGACTCGCGGAATCATTCGGGACTAAAGACTCATCACGATTTATTACGGGAATAATGTTCAAAGCGTCGAAATTTTTAGAGGCTGAGGCATTACGGGAATTAGAATCAACTTTTAAATAA
- the gatA gene encoding Asp-tRNA(Asn)/Glu-tRNA(Gln) amidotransferase subunit GatA: protein MELYELNLWHLVQGLQDKKFSANELFESCKKRIDSCEGNIHALITRTDDLAAKQLNESNSGILSGIPAIIKDNLCTKGLKTTAASKILGDWRPPYDATAWKFLRDSGAILMGKANMDEFAMGGTCEKSAYGPTHNPNDLSRVPGGSSGGSAAAVSAGYVPFSLGSDTGGSIRQPAAYCGVYGFKPTYGMVSRYGLISYGSSLDQIGPFARTVRDLQIIMSIISEYDPMDSSCFREKKHDFTYNENISLKGKRVALVKEFQDFTLESPISEAMKRTQKILEDEGAIIKEVSLPVIARYAVACYYALAMSEAHTNLERYDGVRYGYTVKDAVGIKEMFERVRSEGFGSEVKARILAGTCLTEPTRCEEYYVAATKVRTLIAQEFARAFSETDFILQPASPTLPGKIGVSDYNPLKEYEADLYTLPVNLAGLPGLSFFTGYYGDLPVGLQLIGARWSDTDLLNAGIIIERHTGSPKIANEGVK, encoded by the coding sequence ATGGAACTTTACGAATTAAATTTATGGCATCTCGTGCAGGGACTTCAAGACAAAAAATTTTCAGCCAATGAATTATTCGAGTCCTGCAAAAAAAGAATTGACTCATGTGAGGGGAATATTCACGCGCTAATAACTCGCACTGACGATTTAGCAGCAAAGCAGTTAAACGAGTCAAATTCCGGAATCTTGTCAGGAATTCCCGCGATCATAAAGGATAATTTATGCACTAAGGGACTCAAGACAACAGCAGCCAGCAAAATTTTAGGAGATTGGCGGCCTCCCTATGACGCAACAGCATGGAAATTTTTACGTGATTCAGGGGCTATTCTCATGGGTAAAGCTAACATGGACGAGTTCGCAATGGGCGGAACTTGTGAGAAATCAGCATACGGGCCGACTCATAATCCGAATGATTTATCAAGAGTGCCGGGCGGAAGTTCGGGCGGAAGTGCTGCGGCTGTCAGTGCCGGCTATGTTCCTTTTTCGCTCGGAAGTGATACGGGCGGTTCAATTCGTCAGCCTGCTGCATATTGCGGTGTATATGGATTCAAGCCCACTTATGGAATGGTGAGTCGTTACGGCTTAATTTCTTATGGCTCATCACTTGATCAAATAGGCCCATTTGCCCGGACAGTTAGAGATTTACAAATTATAATGTCAATAATTTCTGAATATGACCCTATGGACTCTAGCTGCTTTAGAGAGAAAAAGCACGATTTTACATATAACGAAAATATATCGCTCAAGGGCAAAAGAGTCGCACTTGTTAAAGAATTTCAGGACTTCACCCTTGAGTCGCCAATTTCTGAAGCAATGAAGAGGACTCAAAAGATTCTCGAAGACGAGGGCGCAATTATTAAAGAAGTCTCGTTACCAGTTATAGCACGTTATGCAGTTGCTTGTTATTATGCGCTGGCAATGAGCGAGGCTCACACGAATTTAGAACGTTATGACGGAGTCCGATACGGCTACACAGTTAAGGACGCTGTAGGAATCAAAGAAATGTTTGAGCGCGTGAGATCTGAAGGATTCGGCTCTGAAGTTAAAGCTCGTATACTTGCAGGAACTTGTTTAACTGAACCGACCCGCTGTGAAGAATATTACGTAGCAGCCACTAAAGTAAGGACTTTGATTGCTCAAGAATTTGCGCGTGCGTTCAGTGAGACCGATTTTATTTTGCAGCCAGCATCGCCCACTCTTCCCGGAAAAATAGGTGTCTCCGATTATAATCCATTAAAAGAATACGAGGCCGATTTATATACGTTGCCCGTGAATTTAGCGGGATTGCCGGGGCTTTCTTTCTTTACTGGGTATTACGGAGATTTGCCGGTCGGGTTGCAGTTAATCGGCGCAAGATGGAGCGACACGGATTTATTGAACGCTGGAATCATTATCGAGCGTCATACAGGGTCGCCAAAAATCGCAAATGAGGGAGTGAAATGA